One genomic region from Deltaproteobacteria bacterium encodes:
- a CDS encoding ABC transporter permease subunit, translating to MSFLALFRKELRSYFTSPLFYVMAAVFFCLCGFFFYTWLIYFVEYGFGLNILGNFWLAFLAGAPYSMSMVLLLVMPLLTMRLFAEEKKLGTIELLLTYPLRDRTILGAKYSACAAVLLVLLIGTLGYPAYLLALQPLPWAPLLSGYLGLLFLGLSFIACGLFISALTENQVVAAIATLGILLMFWALTWNEAASSPPVLRVLAQLSMFDHFETFVRGVIDLRDVLYFVCFIAFFNFLTLRVLESRTWRG from the coding sequence GTGAGCTTCCTGGCCCTGTTTCGCAAGGAGCTGCGTTCGTATTTTACCTCGCCGCTGTTCTACGTAATGGCGGCGGTGTTCTTTTGTCTGTGCGGCTTCTTCTTTTACACCTGGCTGATCTATTTCGTCGAGTACGGCTTCGGCCTCAACATCCTCGGCAACTTCTGGCTCGCCTTCTTGGCCGGGGCGCCCTACTCGATGTCGATGGTGCTGCTGCTGGTGATGCCGCTATTGACCATGCGGCTGTTCGCCGAAGAGAAGAAGCTCGGCACCATCGAGCTGCTGCTCACCTATCCGTTGCGCGACCGCACCATCCTCGGGGCCAAGTACAGTGCTTGCGCCGCGGTTCTGCTGGTGTTGCTGATCGGCACCCTGGGCTATCCGGCCTACCTCTTGGCGCTGCAGCCGTTGCCCTGGGCGCCGCTTCTCAGCGGCTACTTGGGCCTGTTGTTTCTCGGCTTGAGCTTCATCGCCTGCGGCTTGTTCATCTCGGCCCTGACCGAAAACCAGGTGGTCGCCGCCATTGCCACCCTCGGCATTCTGCTGATGTTCTGGGCGTTGACCTGGAACGAAGCCGCCAGCAGCCCACCCGTGCTGCGGGTGCTGGCGCAGTTGTCGATGTTCGATCACTTCGAGACCTTTGTGCGCGGGGTGATCGATCTTCGCGACGTGCTCTATTTCGTCTGTTTCATCGCCTTCTTCAACTTCCTGACCCTGCGCGTGCTCGAGTCGCGCACCTGGCGCGGCTGA